GAGCTAGAAAATCGCTTCTTCCCTAGATTAGAATAAACTtggttatttttatcgtaaattactaataaattttaaattttattttaatgaaaactacaatacttttttaaagatgtatcgaataaaaaataataattaacatatttgttccttaaatatttaatatatatacaagaagTTTTCTagtaagagaaaataaaactaGTACTAGGGAAAAATATGTACTCATAGGGAATACAATATTAGCAGTTGTTTCACTTTGCGTTTAATttcagtttattattttaaaaaggtgAAATGCAAcggaatatgtaaaaaaaaaataataaatatttattaatataaaataaaaatttgaaaaaagaatataatagttACACTAATTCATAAGCTTTTATAATACCGCAACAAATATTGATAAgttgtatatattcatttccaCCATCTAACAGCCTATAATTACATTCCtgcaagtaaaaaaataataaatgagaaatatgcacattatatttattttacaaataactttatattctTACCCCAAGTTTATCTGCAATTAAAGCTTTCTGTTTATCTGTTAATTCAttggaatatataattctttcgcTAAGTTGTTCAATAACctgaaacaatatataaaatataaactgaataattgtaataatttatttaaaactttaccTGGGATGTAGCATACGCTTCTAACATAAATTGGTCGACAAATTCTTCTGCTTTGCTATAATCTTTTGTTTTACATACATCTATTAATTCATCCAACCATTTGTCGGGTacaatctataattattttattacataatgaagatacaatattgtttcattttattatttagaaaaataagttatatattaccCCAATGATTTCAAGTACATCATCAACAGTAATTTCAATGTCCTTgccttttaattttgtaattgattGTAAACATGTTATGGCACGTCTTAAATCTCCACCCGAAacttcaacaatttttaataaaacaggtTTTTCTACCTTTAAATCTTcctctttacatatatattctaatctctcaataattttattttctcctaaTGGTTTAAATCTGAATTTTGTACAACGAGAAGTCAAAGGTTCTATGATTCTTGATACATAATTACAAATCAAACAAAATCTAGTACTATGAGATTCTTTCTCCATAGTACGACGAAGTGCAGCTTGTGCAGCACCAGTCATACTATCTGCTTCATCTaagacaataattttaaaaggagGGCAACTTTTTCcactgaaaaagaaagaaattactttatttttattatgataaattcctatttgatgtatttataattttgtataaagtattctcagattatatatttatcatagaaattataagagcaacatataaaagatattaaagataaatatttttgtttgcttttaatataagaccaaaagattaaaactttaaaatacttttggcAATATATatgcttaatatatatatatatatatatatatatatatatatatatatatatgtatatatatatatatatatatatgtatatatgtttaataaataataaatttcagcaTGTTACTTTTTAGTTGGCAATACAAATTACTAAACACTTTATAGTAACTCCTGATAACAACTATATTCTTCAAATAGCTTATATATGTAGCTCAATTGATAATTCTCAGACCTTTTACTTAAACATCATtggcttttattaaaataataatcattcagattaaaataacaatgaacATACTCATCTCTCATACCACCTGCTGTAAGTTGTGCaaaagatttgattttttctcttACAACTTGAATACCCCGTTCATCAGAagcatttaattctaatactCTTTCTTTATAAAGACTACCAAATAATTGTCTAGCTGCAGCTAATATAGTACTTGTTTTACCAGTTCCAGGTGgaccataaaataataaatttggaaaatcaCCTCCTTTTAAACATTGTCGTAATACCTCTACTACTTCTGTTTGTTCAACAACATCTTCTACGTTCTTTGGAcgactgtaaaaaaaattaaaaaatttaaatttaaataataaataaaaaatttaggtTATATTAACGTATGCTTACTATTTCTCGACCCATGGCGGTGCAGGACCACTACGTTCTTCTTTTGAACGTgaattcgaaacttttttaaacTCGCCAGGACCTAATTTACcagtttttaaaaaagctTGCATACTCTTTTTATCTTCagttttttgcaataattttaccTTAAACACAGTAACGGAATTTCTTCCCGCGCATTCTGCTGCTAAATTGTATTATACCAACATTactagataaaattttctggaacaagttatttttatatatatataaaaatatatgttttcaattatatttaaaattattattaatttaattaatttttttggacacttataatcataaatatttaatatatcttatgaGTTATTaggaatatctttaaaaaaattaaacaattcctCGATTATCGAGTACAAATACTGTCCTAGTTCCAAATTTTTGTTAGATTAGCAATTACTTACGCTCGTTACAAAACGAGGAAATTTACCATTTATTCATCGTATCCCAATGTTGTAAATAAAGGGCAGAATTGACTATATTagttaattatacatatgatAGACAAAAAcaagatttttcttaaaacaacTTAATTGTAGTTGCTATTCAAATTATGTGttcgatattataattcgtAATTAACGTTAGTTCATTGACTATTTTTGTTAACAGTTTATCGTACTGTCCTCCATCGAAAacagtttaaaaaattggaatcaataattgtaatattcgtTTTGTGATCATTAGATACATTAAAAAACACGTTCAACTAACGCGTAAGATGGAGTATCAGAATCGACTgtgtatgaaaaaatatttaatttacactATAGATTTAatgctttttaatataaattaaatgaatatcggTATCAgcgtatttcttatataaaaaaattttttgtaaacatGTGATATTTTCTCTTGATATTCTTTTAagctgtatatataaataatgatgttCTGGATTGTTTCTCTGGTAGCAATCATTTTGCATTTCAGTTCTGCACAGACtagtatgtattatatatataaatatatataaacatacaaaactcaatgaaaaatattttaaatttatattttttatttttacagaacCTGAATCACAAGGTTATTGTGCACCATACAATGGGAAGatttgtaagaaatatttaactgGAATTGGAAAAGTATGGTTTAATGATTCCAATGATAATCCTGGAGGATGGTTAAATGAACGTATTACAACTAATTTATGGGAAGAATTGATACAACGACTAGTTGAACCATGCCGTTCAGCTGCAGAagtatgatatatgatatatgatatatgaagtattgatattagattaataagaatgcaaaaaaatataaaaaattatatttaatcatttcagAAAATGTTATGTATGTATGCTTTTCCACAATGTCACAACTCAGTTGGTCTACCATTATGTTATGAAGATTGTATGGCAGTACGTCATCAATTCTGTTTTAATGATTGGGCAATGATAGAAGACAACAAACAGAGGGATATTTATATCAGATCAAGAGGTCATTTTACATTACCAGATTGTGAATCACTGCCAAAAATAATCAAAGGAAAAGTGACTTGTTCTCATATTCATTTAACTGATATGAATGAAGATCTTGTTAcatgtaaaagaaatttaaaatgtttttagaaattaaaaattaaattatcaaatatcatcatatataattttttaatgaaatatataattttataatttcagatGATTGTATCAAGGGCAATGGTAGATTTTATATGGGCaaagtaaataaaacaaaattaggcTTGGATTGTCAGTCATGGAATGCACAAATACCACATAATCATGATAGACCACCAGATGTCTTCCCTCAAATTCGTTACGGAGAGAATTATTGTAGAAATGCAGGTGGAGATGAACCAATGCCATGGTGTTTTACTATGGATCCTCATATACGATGGCAATATTGTGATATTCCTATATGCGGTAGGCATTTAATACCTGGTATGACACATGAAGATagaaatattgcataatatataatcataataatataatatatactcattgtaattttcttttaatgcagataatataacaaataaaattccagAAATAGATCCTAAAGATTTAGTAATGGATACATTATTTACTCCAatgtttatattgatattgtcTTCATTaggatttgtaattataactGGAACTTTATTATCCATTATTTTAAGTCATAGACTTCACAAAAGACATCAAGGATATAATCCTACAGATAATCAGGTATatcaaaagtaatatattctattgattatattattatataattttaaaagtacaaTGTCCAGAAAAATATTGCTGAGTCTGgtctttataattatcacaaataaaataataataataataataatgcatgtgtcatattgttataattatataattttcagtaTGTCAGTATTGATTTGGACAAATTACCAAGTAATGATGCATACCATAAAACAAGTGCACAACTTAATCCAAAATTGGAAAAACTTgaatttccaagaaataatattatatatgttcgaGATTTGGGACAGGGCGCTTTTGGTAGAGTATTTCAAGCAAAAGCACCTGGTCTTGTTCCAGGTGAAGAATTTACCAATGTTGctgtaaaaatgttaaaagaagAAGCATCAGATGATCTGCTCAAAGATTTCGAACGAGAAGCATGTCTTCTTGCCGAATTCGATCATCCAAATATCGTCAAATTATTAGGTGTATGCGCTTTAGGTCGACCAATGTGTCTTCTTTTTGAATACATGGGTCGTGGTGATTTGAATGAATTTCTCCGATCTTGTTCACcgggaaattatattattcgaagcCTAGAAAAAGATGAACATTTCACAGATTCTCGTTTATCGCATAtggatttgattaatattgcgCTTCAAGTAGCATCTGGAATGGTATATTTGTCAGATCGAAAATTCGTTCATCGAGATCTCGCAACGAGAAATTGTTTGATCAATGATCAAATGATTGTAAAGATAGCAGATTTCGGTTTATCgcaaaaaatctatttacaaGATTACTATAAAGGCGATGAACAAGATGCTATTCCAGTTAGGTGGATGCCTTtagaaagtatattatataataagtataccGTTGAATCTGATGTATGGGCGTTCGCGGTATGCTTGTGGGAAATATTTAGTTTTGCGCTCCAGCCTTATTATGGAATGACGCACGAAGaagttgtaaaatatataaaggaagGCAATGTACTCCAATGTCCCGAAAATACTCCACCGGCGATATATGATTTGATGAAACTTTGTTGGAACAGGAGACCATCAGATAGACCTACTTTcagaacaatttataatactcttgatactataaaatataatctggaAGCAGAAAATAAGTCGGATAGTGTACCATTGCGTATTCATGTTTAAACTTGTTGATAATTTGTCTCTGaaggaaattcaattatttatacaattatgaaataagTGATATTTATGGAAAGAGATAAAGGTAAGTGGTAAATTATACTAGATGTTATATACAACTGCCTTTGTTATGTTTGTTATGTAGccttattaaatgaattaatatatattagaaatgtgTTAAACTAACACATATTGGCTACTATTATGTTCACAAGAATGATTGCATGAATGCATCAAgtcaaatttgtaaattgaaaaaatctttttatttgatttatatctattattcttgtaaatatacttactattaaattaatttttttttataaaatatatttgcagttattaaatttaaatgcgatttaaaaagataatcatAATACTTCtctagattataaaattattaacaatttatttttattaataatttatttaaatttatgtcaaGACTAAAAAACTAAAGACTGCTATGTATGAAGAacacatatatgtaattaagatACTGTATGAATGTTTTAAAGCGATTTTTCGCACATACAAATTTTGATCTTGCATTGCGTTTTGTCTATTGTGATTTTATGCATTCCGTCAacgaattttacaataatatatataacacgtTACTAACTACCACTAAAAGACTACATATTTATGACAGTCCAATCTAATACTTAAATGAaacttaataatacaaaacaaaGATTTCAGTggtaatattacaattataaaatgtttattattactatgtaATAAGAATGCAAAACTCAATGTTTTTTCTAagcaaataatagattaatttgtgtgttgctataaatattaacttgtttatatttgcaaagaaaaaaataaaagtatgcttatgaaaatttatatacagtaTTGCTGTTACtctttttgaaagatttcataaaaatgatttcataatactgaattttcttaaacaaatataataatgatgtttaaaatatttatttaatattctatcaaaaaatagaaatctttctaattaataataaacatttaataactaagaataattaattttttgttttaataattatgaagatatttatattaccaaaacaatttttattatctatgaatatatacttttttacttgactcttttttttatacatttttatgaaaaatcgaaaaaaaaaaatatttagttgaACTAGTTGACCTGATAATTATAAGTACGTgcataaagatttatatacatatataattgtatgtattagcaatgttttttcaaaatactttttttattttttcaaaataaaaatatgttaagaGACATACATTATGTTATGAAAAACAGGCAAACtttcctatatataaatatatatgaaacaaaaaaataacaatgtttTACTAAAGCCTAagacaaataatattgaatttatataactatGTGAACAATTTGGCTATAAAGAAATGGGTTTATATTTAGCAACGTTATATGTAAACTGTCCTTAATTGTTAGATGTTAGATCGTTGCTGTATCAAAAAACATAGCTTATTTAATgtacgaaaattaatatcattaaaagcTATTATGACGAATGTTAcagtaaaaaaatgaaacattaaaTGAGTGTATACTGTGCAACTGTTATACATAAGGtttgaaagtaaattattattgtattgtaacgatatttaaatgaatgttTTACTTGTAAcatagaattaatttgaagtatttattttataggcatacaatattattaaatgaaaaatgaaaatttagttTGAACTCTTTCTCATTTGTACTCTATGTTGACTCCAATTTtttgtgatataatttaatattttttcattaatattaaaattatctattgatattttatcattgcaTTTGCATTCCAATAGATATATCTCACTCATCAGTATTTTCacaaggatatatatatatatatatatatatatatatgttgcgAAGAGCATATTTATTTGTGAATGTTGTATCCTATGCTTAAGTACATAGATATGTGTAATATGAATGTCATTATCTActtgatttcaaattaattaaatcatttggtTGAGCATTAGAAATACAATTTACTATATACAAAAAGTGTGAATGCAATATTCAAATGCTCTTCCACAGATCTTTTTATACACGACTTTTATATTGTgaagatgataaaaagaaCTTTTACCAAGCCTGTGCTCTTACATCTGTGTATTTGTATCCTGTATGAGTAGAATTGTAcatgataatatgatattacgaTAATACGTGCACGATACGTATTATCTATGACCAAGAAATTTCTGGTATTATATACTTCGTTGAGTTCAGATGTGTTATTAACGATAGTAAACTCTATTCTGAATTTTATGTACAAGAAACTAATCTAATCTGTAAAAACATAGAGATTCCTCGATACTCTATAAATCTTTAACGAAATTCATACAAAGAGCAATCAATTACATTTTACTTTATTGTAAAGAATCATATTTAACTgagctaataaaaattatgtaccttattattacgaatatcGAGGAATTATCAATGAAATACTACGAACATGTTGAAAAAACTGCTATGAAACTTTTACTGATGTACAACTTTTACAAGAAATAAACAACCAATTTCATATATTCCatagttttttctttatttatgtaaaaaaatggaatattgggacaataaattgcaaaaaaataaatacattgttccataaatatatttccgcaaatttttttcaataaactaACGTCAAATCATGGTATATAAAaagcaaatttatataatatgatacaatcatacaattaatattcttatagcTACCTTATACGTGAAATATCTTGTATAGGCGATACAATAGTCGCATATATATCCTAGGAAACtactgttttaaaataatgcatgtattttaataaaatgtatgtcttttttgaaataatgttcATAAAATTAGGAACAATAATTTACTGCTGTGtacataatatttgatatacatatatatttttagctgtacaataaaaaggaataatttttctcatgaTTAACTAAACATTTATACTAtacaaatcaattataaaattctataaaatgtaacaaagataaaatatatcagcaatatatcacaatattaaaatttacacacATTagtaaatcattattaaatttaattattacttcaaTGATatgttatcataaaattaaaaattaaaaaaaatgcacttatttaatttatggagTATTAAAAACAACTTTGGTTTATTCTTTGGATTTTGAtagattaattcttaatataaattaatatgatttccTTGTAATGAAATTTAGTATCAagatcttaaatttaatcacaGTAAAAATCacgttcattaattttataaatcccgtttaaatttacaatattactttttaaatggtgtaaataaaattttttatttcaaatttattaatttatcgagaacgtgcaatatccaaaaatatagttaaaagTAACtagataatatacatatatttcagtCCTTATTGTTGTCAGGCAGCGTTATATTATTACCTGTTCTGcactttatatgtattataagattatcATTGATACTTTCACGTAcgacatattattaattcttattttttgcatGATACTttatattcttgaaataatgtaattaaataaaaaaactaaattctaaaaatatgagATCAAAATACTgatattttaagttattacattattgcattataagaattgtttaataataaatattcgaaaaataacaaaatatttgcaaaataatatttaaaaattatttaaaaaaatactatcataatattaatataaagttaaaatatactgtttgttatttacttaattgaaaaatctgatatttcatttttaacttGCTAAAAATAAGTACCTATATTTTCTCCtaaatatagtatttaatatttttcgcaaTCAAAATGCGTCTTTTATATTCTGAAACTGTCTTACCGCCAAATCAACTGGTAGATCAAATTTGTAACTAGTAAGGCGATCGAGAGTATGAAACGCATCTTGGAAAcctattttgtaataataatataaagatattcaaaGATAGATCAAAATGTAATCCAGTAAAAATAGTTACTTATACATTAACATCTTAATTACCtgtttttataacataacTCCATGATGTATAATGATTTTCAAGAAGATATTGACATTgcaaaataagttttaaccAAATAACGAGTTTATTAgtgctataataaaaaagatataaatcttaaatttttattctcataaaacgatttttaactaatttttttgtaaaatgtttACTCACTTGAGAGATGCACATATAAATGCTTTAAAATGAGAATCATAACTCCTTTTATATGGACTGTGTGATGCAATAATGTTTCCAATTGTTGTTAATAaactctaaaaattataattttataaaaacaaattctatttaaaatcaatttgaagAACATATTATCAAGCATATAATAACTACCTGTTTAGAAGAAACAACTCTTCCACCTGCTAAATCGAGATTAAAACTTTGAGATAATTTCTGTGCTGGACTAGAATTATAATGATggccatttttaatttcataatatttcaatattagttCCCATGCATGCATTAAATTAGAAGTAGAAGAATTTCTTTGAGGAAAACATCCAACAAATGGTACTACACTATTAGAACGCGCATCAGACATTAAACCGTGTTGTATTAAATCACGTATGGAAGTTGCTAAATGCTTCCTTACAGCAGATGTTACTCGAGCATTGCAATGAGACATAGAATCTGAATCCGAAGCGTAATCGTCTTCATTAGCAATATCGTCATCTTCTGGATGACGCTCAACTTCGGCAATAGTTTCTATAACATGTTCAACTGCGATATCTAATCTTGTTCTTAAATCGCGCCAATTAtgtatagaatttttcttaaagtttCTTCGAACTCGTTCACTACCACAACCTAATTGAGATACTAGGAACATATGTAACAGAGCTACAACTTTCTTAACAGTGTTCAGAGTTTTTGTTCTATTTTCTTCATCTGTTTTTctgttaaatgattttttagcATAGGAAGTAGAACCAGAAGGATTTGTATGTACTGGGCATGCACAAGTACATGCTAAAGTTTCTGTACTAACTTCTCCttgaagataatttataaaacgttCTAAATCTGCAATTTGTGTTTTTAATTGTGATACTAATTgctctttcattttcaaaggACTAACAATctgtaaatgattataaattatttttttttttaattcattattcactatttttttcataatttattctattagaCAAAACAATTTACCTGGCTTATAGCATAATCAACTTGCCATCTTAAATCATCAACTGGTAATTTACAAAGATCATcaacattgaaatttaatttttcttttaaatgatctaggaaaaataataagatcagaatagattttaattaagtatttatataaaaaacttacTTATTATGATATTCTGTCTCTCTAATATCATACTTTGTGGTAAATCTGCATCACCAGTTTCATAGGCATACTTTTCTAGATCTTCTAATTGAGATTTTAATTgacatattaattctttttgttttgttcTTTGTAATGCCATTTTAGATTCAACatcaatatcatttatcaCTCCAGATATctattaagttatataaaatatataaaagttatataaaatatataaaatattgaattatttttttaataaaacaaataacaattttaagaaattaataaaacaaataaatatagctaatttttatttgacttACATTTTGTTTGCAAGACATTGGAGAAGTTGGGGTAATTGATCTGCTATCAAgtgataaattatttggaaCATCTGGTATTCCCCTAAAAGcaaattcttctaattctttgagcaatgtttctttttcatttgctGGTGCATCTACAATTTGTCTTAAACGAAATTGAACCTAAGATAAccagattttaaatattaaaatattgtaacaaatacaaattataatttcataatttatttaatacctGGGCAAAATGAGTAGTCAGTGCTATAAGAGATGAATTAAGCATTTCTTGCTCTTCCTCAAGCACTTTTAGCCTTTCCATATCATATGGTAAACTATtagaatatatcaaaaatatttgtaaaattaaatttttctctcaaatatataattaatagtaataaatattgcatcTGTTATATTTATGAAGCACTTACTTTTCCATATTATcgacatatttatattcatcagCAAAATCATTATCACCATCATTTGCACCAACGGGTGCCCATCTCTCGCCTGATGGTCTATCACTTTCATCCGAGTTTTCGATATCCTCATTTTCACTACCTTTATACTCGCCAGAACTCATTTTCCTATTGTTTACGATCctgatttctttcgaaaattctacCTTGCGTTCATGAATCTTAGTTAATGTCAGTTATAATCGATATAACAAACGTTTCAATGTAtgacaattcttttttctatttgtacatattacataaatttaatttttgttataacacATTACAATGTCTTGTCTTCAATTCTCATCACGCTTAATCCATTAATTAACTTCTGCGCACGTGTACGAATGAAAACGTCACTTG
The window above is part of the Apis mellifera strain DH4 linkage group LG11, Amel_HAv3.1, whole genome shotgun sequence genome. Proteins encoded here:
- the LOC726018 gene encoding replication factor C subunit 4-like, producing the protein MQAFLKTGKLGPGEFKKVSNSRSKEERSGPAPPWVEKYRPKNVEDVVEQTEVVEVLRQCLKGGDFPNLLFYGPPGTGKTSTILAAARQLFGSLYKERVLELNASDERGIQVVREKIKSFAQLTAGGMRDDGKSCPPFKIIVLDEADSMTGAAQAALRRTMEKESHSTRFCLICNYVSRIIEPLTSRCTKFRFKPLGENKIIERLEYICKEEDLKVEKPVLLKIVEVSGGDLRRAITCLQSITKLKGKDIEITVDDVLEIIGIVPDKWLDELIDVCKTKDYSKAEEFVDQFMLEAYATSQVIEQLSERIIYSNELTDKQKALIADKLGECNYRLLDGGNEYIQLINICCGIIKAYELVEEAIF
- the LOC408312 gene encoding tyrosine-protein kinase transmembrane receptor Ror2 isoform X2 yields the protein MMFWIVSLVAIILHFSSAQTKPESQGYCAPYNGKICKKYLTGIGKVWFNDSNDNPGGWLNERITTNLWEELIQRLVEPCRSAAEKMLCMYAFPQCHNSVGLPLCYEDCMAVRHQFCFNDWAMIEDNKQRDIYIRSRGHFTLPDCESLPKIIKGKVTCSHIHLTDMNEDLVTYDCIKGNGRFYMGKVNKTKLGLDCQSWNAQIPHNHDRPPDVFPQIRYGENYCRNAGGDEPMPWCFTMDPHIRWQYCDIPICDNITNKIPEIDPKDLVMDTLFTPMFILILSSLGFVIITGTLLSIILSHRLHKRHQGYNPTDNQYVSIDLDKLPSNDAYHKTSAQLNPKLEKLEFPRNNIIYVRDLGQGAFGRVFQAKAPGLVPGEEFTNVAVKMLKEEASDDLLKDFEREACLLAEFDHPNIVKLLGVCALGRPMCLLFEYMGRGDLNEFLRSCSPGNYIIRSLEKDEHFTDSRLSHMDLINIALQVASGMVYLSDRKFVHRDLATRNCLINDQMIVKIADFGLSQKIYLQDYYKGDEQDAIPVRWMPLESILYNKYTVESDVWAFAVCLWEIFSFALQPYYGMTHEEVVKYIKEGNVLQCPENTPPAIYDLMKLCWNRRPSDRPTFRTIYNTLDTIKYNLEAENKSDSVPLRIHV
- the LOC408312 gene encoding tyrosine-protein kinase transmembrane receptor Ror2 isoform X1 — translated: MMFWIVSLVAIILHFSSAQTKPESQGYCAPYNGKICKKYLTGIGKVWFNDSNDNPGGWLNERITTNLWEELIQRLVEPCRSAAEKMLCMYAFPQCHNSVGLPLCYEDCMAVRHQFCFNDWAMIEDNKQRDIYIRSRGHFTLPDCESLPKIIKGKVTCSHIHLTDMNEDLVTYDCIKGNGRFYMGKVNKTKLGLDCQSWNAQIPHNHDRPPDVFPQIRYGENYCRNAGGDEPMPWCFTMDPHIRWQYCDIPICGRHLIPDNITNKIPEIDPKDLVMDTLFTPMFILILSSLGFVIITGTLLSIILSHRLHKRHQGYNPTDNQYVSIDLDKLPSNDAYHKTSAQLNPKLEKLEFPRNNIIYVRDLGQGAFGRVFQAKAPGLVPGEEFTNVAVKMLKEEASDDLLKDFEREACLLAEFDHPNIVKLLGVCALGRPMCLLFEYMGRGDLNEFLRSCSPGNYIIRSLEKDEHFTDSRLSHMDLINIALQVASGMVYLSDRKFVHRDLATRNCLINDQMIVKIADFGLSQKIYLQDYYKGDEQDAIPVRWMPLESILYNKYTVESDVWAFAVCLWEIFSFALQPYYGMTHEEVVKYIKEGNVLQCPENTPPAIYDLMKLCWNRRPSDRPTFRTIYNTLDTIKYNLEAENKSDSVPLRIHV
- the LOC410255 gene encoding RUN domain-containing protein 1, with product MSSGEYKGSENEDIENSDESDRPSGERWAPVGANDGDNDFADEYKYVDNMENLPYDMERLKVLEEEQEMLNSSLIALTTHFAQVQFRLRQIVDAPANEKETLLKELEEFAFRGIPDVPNNLSLDSRSITPTSPMSCKQNISGVINDIDVESKMALQRTKQKELICQLKSQLEDLEKYAYETGDADLPQSMILERQNIIINHLKEKLNFNVDDLCKLPVDDLRWQVDYAISQIVSPLKMKEQLVSQLKTQIADLERFINYLQGEVSTETLACTCACPVHTNPSGSTSYAKKSFNRKTDEENRTKTLNTVKKVVALLHMFLVSQLGCGSERVRRNFKKNSIHNWRDLRTRLDIAVEHVIETIAEVERHPEDDDIANEDDYASDSDSMSHCNARVTSAVRKHLATSIRDLIQHGLMSDARSNSVVPFVGCFPQRNSSTSNLMHAWELILKYYEIKNGHHYNSSPAQKLSQSFNLDLAGGRVVSSKQSLLTTIGNIIASHSPYKRSYDSHFKAFICASLNTNKLVIWLKLILQCQYLLENHYTSWSYVIKTGFQDAFHTLDRLTSYKFDLPVDLAVRQFQNIKDAF